The uncultured Ilyobacter sp. genome has a segment encoding these proteins:
- a CDS encoding TM1266 family iron-only hydrogenase system putative regulator has translation MNERIATLSIFIEKKESVKKVNDILSEFSELIVSRMGIPYREKRVSVIVVILDGTNEDMSALSGRIGNLEGVSVKTAVKK, from the coding sequence ATGAATGAAAGAATAGCCACACTTTCTATTTTTATTGAAAAAAAAGAGAGTGTAAAGAAAGTAAATGACATACTGTCAGAATTTTCAGAGCTTATTGTATCAAGGATGGGGATACCCTACCGAGAGAAAAGAGTGTCTGTAATAGTAGTTATACTAGACGGAACCAACGAAGATATGAGTGCACTGTCGGGAAGAATAGGCAATCTTGAAGGAGTATCTGTGAAGACCGCTGTGAAAAAATAA